A section of the Bacillus pumilus genome encodes:
- a CDS encoding YgzB family protein gives MAKYSSKINKIRTFALSLVFVGFLIMYIGVFFKESIWLSTFFMLLGVLSIGLSTVVYFWIGMLSTKAVRVVCPGCEKETKVLGRVDMCMHCREPLTLDPGLEGKEFDESYNRKKS, from the coding sequence ATGGCGAAATACTCCAGTAAGATTAATAAAATCAGAACATTTGCACTTAGTTTGGTTTTTGTTGGCTTTCTGATCATGTATATCGGTGTGTTCTTCAAAGAATCGATTTGGCTGTCGACTTTCTTTATGCTACTCGGCGTCTTATCGATCGGATTGAGTACAGTGGTTTACTTTTGGATCGGTATGCTTTCTACGAAGGCAGTCCGTGTCGTATGTCCAGGCTGTGAGAAGGAAACAAAAGTGCTTGGGCGGGTGGACATGTGCATGCATTGCAGAGAGCCGCTTACACTCGATCCAGGATTAGAAGGCAAAGAGTTTGATGAATCCTACAATCGAAAAAAGTCATAA
- a CDS encoding glutamate-1-semialdehyde 2,1-aminomutase — protein sequence MKFTESEKLHQEALEHIVGGVNSPSRSYKAVGGGSPVAMEKGEGAYFWDVDGNRYIDYLAAYGPIITGHAHPHITKAITKAAESGVLYGTPTKHEVTFAKMLKEAMPALDKVRFVNSGTEAVMTTIRVARAYTGRTKIIKFAGCYHGHSDLVLVAAGSGPSTLGTPDSAGVPKSIANEVITVPFNDIDSYKEALDRWGDEVAAVLVEPIVGNFGIVEPKDGFLQQVNDLTHEKGALVIYDEVITAFRFMYGGAQDLLQVKPDLTALGKIIGGGLPIGAYGGKKEIMEQVAPLGPAYQAGTMAGNPASILSGIACLEVLKQDGVYERLDQLGAMLEEGILAHAKKHQVDITVNRLKGALTVYFTKETIVNYEQAENTDGEMFARFFKLMLSQGINLAPSKYEAWFLTIAHTEKDISETLQAVDRAFEQLKQS from the coding sequence ATGAAATTCACAGAATCAGAAAAATTACATCAAGAGGCGCTGGAGCATATTGTTGGAGGTGTCAACAGCCCCTCTCGTTCATATAAGGCAGTAGGTGGCGGTTCACCCGTAGCTATGGAAAAAGGAGAAGGCGCTTATTTTTGGGATGTTGACGGAAATCGCTATATCGATTACTTAGCAGCATACGGCCCTATTATTACGGGACATGCCCACCCTCATATTACAAAAGCGATTACAAAAGCGGCTGAATCAGGTGTTCTTTACGGAACGCCAACGAAGCATGAAGTCACTTTTGCCAAAATGCTGAAAGAAGCTATGCCTGCTTTGGACAAAGTTCGCTTTGTCAATTCAGGTACTGAAGCCGTGATGACAACGATTCGTGTGGCACGTGCTTATACAGGCAGAACAAAGATCATTAAGTTTGCCGGGTGCTATCACGGTCACTCTGATCTTGTACTTGTAGCAGCTGGCTCTGGTCCTTCCACTTTAGGAACCCCTGATTCAGCAGGCGTACCAAAAAGCATTGCCAATGAAGTCATTACCGTTCCATTTAATGATATTGACAGCTACAAAGAAGCATTGGATCGATGGGGCGATGAAGTCGCAGCTGTCCTTGTCGAGCCAATTGTCGGGAACTTCGGCATCGTGGAGCCTAAGGACGGTTTCCTGCAACAAGTCAATGACCTCACTCATGAAAAGGGCGCACTTGTGATCTATGATGAAGTGATTACAGCTTTCCGCTTTATGTACGGAGGCGCACAGGACTTGCTTCAAGTAAAACCTGACCTCACCGCATTAGGAAAAATCATTGGTGGCGGACTCCCGATCGGTGCTTATGGGGGTAAAAAAGAAATTATGGAGCAAGTCGCTCCTCTTGGACCGGCCTATCAAGCTGGCACGATGGCAGGAAATCCTGCATCCATTCTTTCTGGAATTGCCTGCTTGGAAGTGTTAAAACAAGATGGTGTTTATGAGCGTCTAGATCAGCTTGGCGCTATGCTAGAAGAAGGCATTTTAGCCCATGCCAAAAAACATCAAGTAGATATTACAGTGAATCGCTTAAAAGGGGCTCTCACTGTATATTTCACAAAAGAAACCATTGTAAACTATGAGCAGGCTGAAAATACGGATGGCGAAATGTTTGCCCGCTTCTTTAAATTAATGCTTTCACAAGGGATTAACCTCGCTCCTTCTAAATATGAAGCTTGGTTCTTAACGATCGCACATACTGAAAAAGATATTTCTGAGACGCTGCAAGCAGTAGATCGTGCGTTTGAACAGTTGAAACAATCATAA
- a CDS encoding SDR family oxidoreductase has translation MNVNLSGKKALVAASSQGIGKAIAFALAKEGADVMLSGRHEHTLKETVKELSPLVKGKLTYQVCDVSDAQQIKALVQVAAGDEKCLDILVNNTGGPKTGTLETLTDEDWMESFQLHLLSYIRLLKEALPYLKKRGARVLNIASMSVKEPIPGLMLSNTFRPAIVGWTKTAAQELANDEILINTLAPGKIETDRVKQLDKHRAQAEHQTVEEIKAQAERTIPLGRYGQPEEFAAYAAFLLSEANTYMTGQTLIIDGGLTKSL, from the coding sequence ATGAATGTCAATTTATCTGGAAAAAAAGCATTGGTCGCTGCAAGCAGTCAAGGTATCGGAAAAGCGATTGCCTTTGCTCTAGCAAAAGAGGGAGCAGATGTCATGCTTTCAGGAAGACATGAGCACACGCTGAAAGAAACGGTGAAAGAATTATCTCCGCTTGTAAAAGGAAAGCTGACTTATCAAGTATGTGATGTGTCTGACGCGCAGCAAATCAAGGCGCTAGTTCAAGTGGCAGCTGGTGATGAGAAGTGTCTCGACATTCTTGTGAACAATACAGGCGGTCCTAAAACAGGGACACTTGAAACCTTAACAGATGAAGACTGGATGGAATCATTTCAGCTTCATTTACTCAGTTATATTCGATTATTAAAAGAGGCATTGCCTTATTTGAAAAAACGCGGTGCACGCGTGTTAAACATTGCGTCTATGTCAGTGAAAGAACCGATCCCAGGCTTGATGCTGTCAAATACGTTTAGACCGGCTATTGTCGGCTGGACAAAAACAGCCGCTCAGGAGCTTGCCAATGATGAAATTTTGATCAATACGTTAGCCCCTGGGAAAATTGAAACAGACCGCGTCAAACAGCTCGACAAGCACCGCGCGCAGGCAGAACACCAAACAGTTGAAGAAATCAAAGCACAGGCTGAACGTACGATTCCGCTTGGCCGTTATGGACAGCCAGAGGAATTTGCAGCATATGCAGCTTTTCTTTTATCTGAAGCAAATACATACATGACAGGTCAAACACTCATCATTGATGGTGGATTGACAAAGTCTCTTTAA
- a CDS encoding methyl-accepting chemotaxis protein has translation MFKKLQVRIAVFISVILILTVVAVQVGSNLVLTPLIERDAKTTATATAESLKDIITEKLDNYGNTINKLATGKITEEFAQKQTKQTLDFEKSAIKNLQEQDKLISFAYIGTTDGKMLGFPEFDLGQGYDPSKQGWFKQAVEKPDQVVWTDPYIDEATKKVIVSATKAIVKNGKVIGVAGLDLKLSSIQSYINEQEIPYKGTAFLVDNTGTILAHPTQQGKNISKVASVKKALDNSGIDDSKELTVISKIKEADWTVGVSFEKKKLLWITEQMNQTSIIISVIAIILAMILSFLLARSITTPIKRLTGHVRKVSEGDLTSTLEVKSKDEIGLLTKSFNQMIEDIRELIEKVKGASDQVVTSTDEVTQISNETLLSSEQIATAIQEVATGASKQASDAETINEKSEHLYEKVRHMGELASQMQTNSKSSEDASYKGLDALGVLVQKSTKASEESKKVEQMLLDLEHKTKNIENVVTAISQISDQTNLLALNASIEAARAGESGRGFAVVAEEVRKLAEQSAQSTKHISETVKLIQDESKKAAEAMTVASKMNEEQGDAINATGEALSSITMEMQALVGSIDSIHSQINEMTEEQQKMSDSIQSIAAISEESAASAEEVHASTDEQVQALERTKTSTEMLNESSQALRQAVDRFKV, from the coding sequence ATGTTTAAGAAACTTCAAGTGAGAATAGCTGTTTTCATCTCAGTTATTTTAATTTTAACCGTTGTGGCAGTTCAAGTGGGTTCCAATTTGGTATTAACACCACTGATTGAACGAGATGCAAAAACGACCGCCACAGCAACGGCAGAAAGCCTGAAAGACATTATTACAGAAAAGCTTGATAATTACGGCAATACCATTAACAAATTGGCAACAGGTAAAATAACTGAAGAATTTGCGCAAAAACAAACAAAGCAAACACTTGATTTTGAAAAAAGTGCAATAAAAAACCTGCAGGAACAGGATAAACTCATTTCATTTGCTTATATTGGAACAACTGATGGCAAAATGCTCGGCTTCCCGGAGTTCGATCTTGGCCAAGGATATGATCCATCTAAACAAGGCTGGTTTAAACAAGCAGTCGAAAAGCCTGATCAAGTTGTTTGGACAGATCCATATATTGATGAAGCAACGAAAAAAGTGATTGTCTCAGCCACGAAGGCGATTGTCAAAAATGGAAAGGTCATTGGAGTCGCTGGACTTGATTTGAAGCTCTCCTCCATTCAATCTTATATAAATGAACAAGAGATCCCTTATAAAGGGACCGCTTTCTTAGTTGATAACACAGGCACCATTTTGGCGCATCCAACGCAGCAAGGAAAAAACATTTCAAAGGTCGCCTCTGTAAAAAAAGCGCTTGACAACTCAGGTATTGATGACAGCAAAGAACTGACGGTCATATCTAAAATCAAAGAAGCCGATTGGACGGTTGGCGTGAGCTTTGAGAAAAAGAAACTGCTTTGGATCACAGAACAAATGAATCAGACAAGTATCATTATATCCGTCATTGCCATTATTCTTGCGATGATCCTTAGCTTCTTATTGGCAAGAAGCATTACAACACCAATCAAGCGTCTAACAGGGCATGTGCGTAAGGTGTCAGAAGGCGATTTAACAAGTACGCTTGAAGTGAAGTCCAAAGATGAAATTGGTCTCCTCACGAAAAGCTTTAATCAAATGATAGAGGACATCAGGGAGTTAATTGAAAAAGTGAAAGGGGCTTCAGATCAAGTTGTGACATCAACAGATGAAGTGACCCAAATTTCAAATGAAACCTTGCTGTCGAGTGAGCAGATCGCAACGGCCATTCAAGAGGTGGCAACAGGGGCGTCTAAACAGGCATCAGATGCAGAAACGATTAATGAGAAATCAGAGCATTTGTATGAGAAAGTGCGCCATATGGGTGAGCTTGCCTCACAAATGCAAACCAACTCAAAATCATCTGAAGATGCAAGCTATAAAGGGCTAGATGCACTTGGTGTGCTCGTCCAAAAATCAACAAAAGCGAGCGAAGAATCGAAAAAGGTAGAGCAAATGCTGCTAGACCTTGAGCATAAAACGAAAAATATTGAAAACGTGGTGACAGCGATTTCTCAAATTTCGGATCAAACGAATTTACTTGCACTGAATGCAAGCATTGAAGCAGCGAGAGCTGGAGAAAGCGGAAGAGGCTTTGCTGTTGTTGCAGAAGAAGTTAGAAAGCTTGCTGAACAATCTGCGCAATCAACAAAACACATTAGTGAAACCGTCAAACTCATTCAAGATGAATCGAAGAAGGCGGCTGAAGCGATGACAGTAGCAAGTAAGATGAATGAGGAACAAGGTGACGCCATTAATGCAACAGGCGAGGCACTGAGCAGCATCACAATGGAAATGCAGGCACTTGTCGGATCAATCGACAGTATTCATTCACAGATCAATGAAATGACAGAAGAACAACAGAAGATGAGTGACTCCATTCAAAGTATTGCGGCAATTTCTGAAGAATCTGCAGCTTCAGCTGAGGAAGTGCACGCGTCTACAGATGAACAAGTTCAAGCGTTAGAAAGAACGAAAACTTCGACCGAAATGCTGAACGAATCAAGCCAGGCGCTACGTCAGGCGGTTGACCGATTTAAAGTGTAA
- a CDS encoding NAD(P)-dependent oxidoreductase: MTQIKTVGFIGIGVMGRSMAEHLMDAGYEVLVYTRTKAKADALIQKGALWKPEVKEIAQHADAVITMVGYPSDVEEIYLGEEGLVAHATPGTYLIDMTTSKPQLAKEIEEKAKEKGLFALDAPVSGGDVGAKNGTLAIMIGGEKSAYEACLPLFEKMGENIQYQGPAGSGQHTKMCNQIAIAAGMVGVAEAMAYAEKSGLDPEHVLKSITTGAAGSWSLSNLAPRMLKGDFEPGFYVKHFIKDMGIALEEAELMGEEMPGLSLAKSLYEKLSEQGEENSGTQSIYKLWVK; the protein is encoded by the coding sequence ATGACACAAATCAAAACAGTTGGTTTTATTGGAATTGGTGTAATGGGACGCAGTATGGCAGAGCATTTAATGGATGCTGGATATGAAGTTCTCGTTTATACAAGAACAAAAGCGAAAGCAGATGCACTCATTCAAAAAGGCGCATTATGGAAGCCGGAAGTGAAGGAAATTGCACAACATGCAGATGCTGTCATCACAATGGTAGGATATCCATCGGATGTAGAAGAAATCTATTTAGGTGAAGAGGGGCTTGTGGCACATGCTACGCCTGGTACTTATCTGATTGATATGACTACATCGAAGCCTCAGCTGGCAAAAGAAATTGAAGAGAAAGCGAAAGAAAAAGGGCTGTTTGCATTAGATGCACCAGTTTCGGGCGGAGACGTGGGCGCAAAAAATGGAACGCTTGCGATCATGATTGGCGGAGAAAAATCAGCCTATGAAGCGTGTCTGCCCTTATTCGAGAAAATGGGCGAAAACATTCAATATCAAGGACCTGCAGGAAGCGGTCAGCATACTAAAATGTGTAACCAAATTGCGATTGCAGCAGGTATGGTAGGTGTCGCAGAGGCGATGGCCTATGCCGAAAAATCAGGACTTGATCCAGAGCATGTGCTTAAAAGTATTACGACGGGTGCAGCAGGAAGTTGGTCCTTGTCAAACCTTGCACCAAGAATGCTGAAAGGTGATTTCGAGCCAGGGTTCTACGTGAAGCATTTTATTAAAGATATGGGCATTGCTCTTGAAGAAGCAGAGCTCATGGGAGAAGAAATGCCAGGGCTCTCGCTTGCGAAGTCGCTTTATGAAAAGCTGAGTGAGCAGGGGGAAGAAAACAGCGGTACACAGAGTATATATAAATTGTGGGTAAAATAA
- the splB gene encoding spore photoproduct lyase, translating into MIKPFVPQLVYIEPRALEYPLGRELKEKFEGMGIEIRETTSHNQVRNIPGKNDLQKYRNAKSTLVIGVRKTLKFDTSKPSAEYAIPFATGCMGHCHYCYLQTTMGSKPYIRTYVNVEEILDQAEQYMNERAPDITRFEASCTSDIVGIDHLTHTLKRAIEYFGQTDLGKLRFVTKFHHVDHLLDAKHNGRTRFRFSINADYVIKYFEPGTSPLDQRIEAAVKVAKAGYPLGFIIAPIYIHEGWQEGYKVLFEKLDAALPEDVRHDITFEMIQHRFTKPAKRVIQKNYPKSKLELDEEKRRYKWGRYGIGKYIYQKDEEQELRQTLESYIDQYFPNAKIEYFT; encoded by the coding sequence ATGATCAAACCTTTTGTACCCCAGCTTGTGTACATTGAACCACGTGCATTAGAGTACCCGTTAGGACGAGAGCTGAAGGAAAAGTTCGAGGGTATGGGGATTGAAATAAGAGAAACGACTTCACATAACCAAGTAAGAAATATTCCGGGTAAAAATGACTTACAAAAGTATCGTAATGCAAAATCAACGCTTGTCATTGGTGTGAGGAAAACGTTGAAGTTCGATACGTCTAAACCATCGGCAGAATATGCCATTCCATTTGCGACAGGATGTATGGGTCATTGTCATTATTGCTACTTGCAAACGACGATGGGAAGTAAGCCATACATTCGAACCTATGTAAATGTTGAAGAAATATTAGATCAAGCGGAGCAGTACATGAACGAGCGTGCGCCAGATATCACAAGATTTGAAGCTTCTTGTACGTCAGATATTGTCGGAATTGACCATTTGACACACACATTAAAAAGAGCAATTGAATACTTCGGTCAGACTGATCTTGGTAAGCTTCGTTTTGTGACCAAATTTCATCATGTCGATCATTTACTTGATGCAAAGCATAATGGCCGGACAAGATTCCGCTTTAGCATCAATGCGGATTATGTCATTAAATATTTCGAACCTGGTACATCACCGTTAGATCAACGGATTGAAGCGGCTGTCAAGGTTGCGAAAGCAGGTTATCCGCTTGGCTTTATTATTGCCCCAATTTACATCCACGAAGGCTGGCAGGAAGGGTATAAAGTTCTTTTTGAAAAGCTCGATGCAGCTCTTCCTGAGGATGTGAGACACGATATCACCTTTGAAATGATCCAGCATCGTTTTACAAAACCAGCGAAGCGTGTGATTCAAAAAAACTATCCGAAATCAAAATTAGAACTAGATGAAGAAAAAAGACGATACAAGTGGGGTAGATATGGAATTGGGAAATATATCTATCAAAAAGATGAGGAGCAAGAACTAAGACAGACGTTAGAATCATATATCGATCAGTACTTTCCGAATGCAAAAATTGAATATTTTACTTAA
- the ptsP gene encoding phosphoenolpyruvate--protein phosphotransferase — protein sequence MQQLKGIGASAGVAIAKAYRLEEPDLTVHQKDINDPETEVKRFEEAIHVSKQELEAIKEHALKELGQDKADIFSAHLLVLSDPELLNPVKDKINSDKVNAEFALKETATMFVTMFEAMDNEYMKERAADIRDVTKRVTGHLLGVDIPNPSMISEEVIIIAEDLTPSDTAQLNRQFVKGFATDIGGRTSHSAIMARSMEIPAVVGTKEATKTVKNNDLIIVDGISGDVIIQPSEDEVKAYQKKHEDYLAQKAEWAKLVDQPTVTKDGVHVELAANIGTPEDVKGVLENGGEAVGLYRTEFLYMGRDQLPTEEEQFDAYKTVLEKMEGKAVVVRTLDIGGDKELPYLQLPKEMNPFLGYRAIRLCLEEQEIFRTQLRALLRASTYGNLKIMFPMIATLSEFREAKAILLEEKEALVAAGTDVSDSIEIGMMVEIPSTAVIADQFAKEVDFFSIGTNDLIQYTMAADRMNERVSYLYQPYNPAILRLITLVIEAAHKEGKWVGMCGEMAGDEIAIPLLLGLGLDEFSMSATSILPARTQLSKLSKEEAASFKEHILSLSTTEEVVDFVKKTFQHN from the coding sequence ATGCAACAACTGAAAGGAATCGGTGCTTCAGCAGGCGTTGCGATTGCAAAAGCATATCGTCTGGAAGAACCAGATTTAACAGTTCACCAAAAAGACATCAATGATCCAGAGACAGAAGTGAAGCGTTTTGAAGAAGCAATTCATGTTTCTAAACAAGAACTTGAAGCAATTAAAGAACATGCGCTAAAAGAGCTTGGCCAAGACAAAGCAGATATTTTTTCTGCACACCTTCTTGTGTTAAGTGATCCAGAGCTGCTAAACCCAGTAAAGGATAAAATCAACTCTGATAAAGTAAATGCTGAATTTGCTTTAAAAGAAACAGCAACAATGTTTGTCACGATGTTCGAAGCAATGGACAATGAATACATGAAAGAACGTGCAGCGGATATTCGCGACGTAACAAAACGTGTAACTGGACATTTGCTAGGCGTTGACATCCCGAATCCAAGCATGATTTCTGAAGAAGTCATCATCATTGCTGAAGATTTAACTCCTTCTGATACTGCTCAGTTGAACAGACAATTTGTCAAAGGTTTTGCGACAGATATCGGAGGTCGTACTTCTCACTCAGCGATTATGGCAAGATCAATGGAGATTCCAGCTGTTGTTGGAACAAAAGAAGCAACAAAAACAGTGAAAAACAATGATCTAATCATTGTGGATGGTATTAGCGGAGACGTCATCATTCAGCCTTCTGAAGATGAAGTGAAAGCGTATCAAAAAAAGCATGAAGACTACTTAGCTCAAAAAGCAGAATGGGCGAAACTTGTTGATCAGCCAACGGTCACAAAAGACGGCGTTCACGTAGAGCTAGCTGCAAATATCGGAACACCTGAAGATGTAAAAGGTGTACTTGAAAATGGCGGCGAAGCAGTTGGATTGTACCGTACTGAATTTTTATACATGGGCAGAGATCAGCTTCCTACAGAAGAAGAGCAGTTCGATGCGTATAAAACGGTTTTAGAGAAAATGGAAGGCAAAGCAGTGGTTGTCCGCACACTAGATATTGGTGGCGATAAAGAACTACCTTACTTGCAACTTCCAAAAGAAATGAACCCGTTCCTTGGCTATAGAGCGATCCGCCTTTGCCTTGAAGAACAGGAGATTTTCAGAACACAACTACGCGCCTTACTTCGTGCAAGTACATATGGAAACTTGAAAATCATGTTCCCTATGATCGCGACGTTATCTGAATTTAGAGAAGCAAAAGCTATTTTACTTGAAGAAAAAGAAGCATTGGTTGCCGCTGGTACAGACGTTTCTGATTCCATTGAAATCGGAATGATGGTGGAAATTCCATCAACTGCTGTCATCGCAGACCAATTTGCAAAAGAAGTTGATTTCTTCAGTATTGGAACGAATGACTTGATTCAATACACAATGGCTGCTGATCGAATGAACGAACGAGTGTCTTATCTTTACCAGCCTTACAATCCAGCCATTTTACGTCTCATTACGCTTGTTATTGAAGCAGCGCATAAAGAAGGTAAATGGGTTGGCATGTGCGGTGAGATGGCAGGAGATGAAATCGCCATTCCTCTTCTACTTGGATTAGGATTAGATGAATTCTCAATGAGCGCAACATCTATTCTTCCAGCAAGAACTCAGCTAAGCAAGCTTTCTAAGGAAGAAGCTGCATCATTTAAAGAGCATATTTTATCACTTAGCACGACAGAAGAAGTGGTTGATTTCGTAAAGAAAACGTTTCAACATAACTAA
- a CDS encoding nucleotidyltransferase-like protein, translated as MENLLRPIYQERASHPDTLAVIIVERRHKVSSETDNFDAALLVIVKEAEEPLFIKHYESAHQTASLNVVTDEQLKEWITLGTNRRIIDWILNGKVLFDRNEYIFNLIDDLSTFPFSNRKLKIGLEYGKLIRRYIEGKAFFESNQFLDAYNSIVHALHHLARIEVIDKGFHPEVTVWNQVRHMEPEVYKLYSELIESHESLHKRLELLFLANDFLIHSKAEIGAAHLRHVMEQQDIWLFGELLAHPDLKYFTPDLSVMIDFFVEKGIVQVEPIETKGQKIYHRGYFVKKDVDA; from the coding sequence ATGGAAAATCTTCTCCGTCCTATTTATCAAGAGAGAGCAAGTCACCCAGACACATTGGCTGTGATTATAGTAGAAAGAAGACACAAAGTATCTTCTGAGACGGATAACTTTGATGCAGCACTTTTAGTCATTGTAAAAGAAGCGGAAGAGCCGTTATTTATCAAGCACTATGAATCTGCTCACCAAACAGCTTCTTTAAATGTTGTCACAGATGAGCAGTTGAAGGAATGGATTACCCTTGGCACGAATCGCCGTATCATTGATTGGATTTTAAATGGGAAAGTCCTATTTGATCGAAATGAATATATTTTCAACTTAATTGATGACCTGAGTACATTCCCATTTTCAAACCGCAAACTTAAAATCGGTTTAGAATACGGCAAGCTTATTCGAAGGTATATAGAAGGAAAAGCATTTTTTGAGTCAAATCAATTCCTTGATGCATATAATTCAATTGTGCATGCGCTGCATCATTTGGCACGTATTGAAGTCATCGATAAAGGCTTCCATCCAGAAGTGACAGTTTGGAATCAGGTACGACATATGGAACCGGAAGTTTATAAACTTTATTCAGAACTCATTGAAAGCCATGAAAGCCTTCATAAGCGTTTGGAACTTTTATTTTTAGCAAATGACTTTTTGATCCATTCAAAAGCAGAAATTGGCGCCGCTCATTTGCGTCATGTCATGGAACAGCAAGATATATGGCTTTTTGGAGAGCTTCTCGCGCATCCTGACCTCAAGTATTTTACGCCTGACCTTAGCGTCATGATTGATTTCTTTGTGGAAAAAGGAATTGTTCAAGTGGAGCCGATTGAGACAAAGGGACAAAAAATCTATCATCGAGGATATTTTGTGAAAAAAGATGTTGACGCTTGA
- a CDS encoding transcriptional regulator SplA domain-containing protein, with the protein MPFSDYKPGDQVYVIYRNPHAANVAQIKEAEIVSHPYNEEELALFLLETYHPLAPDDAVFPTYEEAEALYQDLFE; encoded by the coding sequence TTGCCTTTCTCAGACTATAAACCGGGTGATCAAGTATATGTGATTTATCGAAATCCACATGCAGCTAACGTAGCACAAATTAAAGAAGCAGAAATTGTTTCACATCCATACAATGAAGAGGAGCTTGCCCTCTTTTTACTTGAAACGTACCATCCCTTAGCTCCAGATGATGCGGTCTTTCCAACATATGAAGAAGCAGAAGCTCTTTATCAAGATTTGTTTGAATAA
- the bcp gene encoding thioredoxin-dependent thiol peroxidase gives MTIEVGQQVPEIELTGDNGEKVKLSDFKGKHIVLYFYPKDMTPGCTTEACDFRDRHQSFAELDAVIIGVSPDSQDKHQKFKEKHDLPFLLLVDDEQKLSEAFGVWKLKKNFGKEYMGIERSTFLINKEGTLVKEWRKVKVKDHVEEALEELKAHA, from the coding sequence ATGACAATCGAAGTAGGCCAGCAAGTACCTGAGATTGAATTAACTGGTGACAACGGGGAGAAAGTAAAGCTTTCCGACTTTAAAGGAAAACATATTGTCCTTTATTTCTATCCAAAAGATATGACACCCGGCTGTACAACAGAAGCATGTGATTTCCGTGATCGCCATCAAAGCTTTGCAGAATTAGATGCTGTCATTATCGGCGTAAGCCCAGACAGTCAGGACAAGCATCAAAAGTTTAAAGAAAAACATGATTTACCGTTCTTACTTCTTGTAGATGATGAACAGAAATTGTCTGAAGCCTTTGGAGTGTGGAAGCTGAAAAAGAACTTTGGCAAAGAATACATGGGCATCGAACGTTCAACGTTTCTTATTAATAAAGAAGGAACGCTTGTGAAAGAGTGGAGAAAAGTTAAGGTGAAAGACCACGTAGAAGAAGCGCTTGAGGAACTAAAAGCTCACGCTTAA
- a CDS encoding phosphocarrier protein HPr: MAQQTFKVTADSGIHARPATVLVQTASKYDADINLEYNGKTVNLKSIMGVMSLGIAKGATITISASGSDENDALAALKDTMKSEGLGE, from the coding sequence ATGGCTCAACAAACATTCAAAGTAACTGCAGATTCTGGAATTCACGCACGTCCTGCAACAGTTCTTGTACAAACTGCTAGTAAATATGATGCTGATATCAACTTAGAATATAATGGTAAAACAGTGAACCTGAAATCTATTATGGGTGTAATGTCTCTAGGAATTGCGAAAGGTGCTACAATCACAATCTCTGCTTCTGGTTCTGATGAAAATGATGCACTTGCTGCGCTTAAAGACACAATGAAAAGTGAAGGCCTAGGCGAGTAA
- the perR gene encoding peroxide-responsive transcriptional repressor PerR, giving the protein MAAHELKDALDALKETGVRITPQRHAILEFLVNSMTHPTADDIYKALEGKFPNMSVATVYNNLRVFRESGLVKELTYGDSSSRFDFATSDHYHAICENCGKIVDFHYPGLDEVEQLASHVTGFKVSHHRLEIYGTCQECAKKENH; this is encoded by the coding sequence ATGGCTGCTCACGAACTAAAAGACGCTTTAGATGCTTTAAAAGAAACCGGTGTTCGAATTACTCCGCAGCGCCATGCCATCTTGGAGTTTCTCGTAAATTCTATGACTCACCCAACCGCGGACGATATATATAAAGCACTTGAAGGTAAATTTCCAAATATGAGTGTCGCAACGGTTTACAACAATTTACGAGTCTTCCGGGAATCTGGATTAGTAAAGGAATTAACGTACGGTGATTCCTCAAGCCGATTTGATTTTGCGACATCCGACCATTACCATGCGATTTGTGAAAACTGCGGAAAAATAGTGGACTTTCATTATCCTGGCCTTGATGAAGTGGAACAGCTTGCATCCCATGTGACGGGCTTTAAAGTTAGTCATCATCGCTTGGAGATCTATGGGACTTGTCAAGAATGTGCGAAAAAAGAAAATCATTAA